In Perognathus longimembris pacificus isolate PPM17 chromosome 23, ASM2315922v1, whole genome shotgun sequence, a single genomic region encodes these proteins:
- the Knstrn gene encoding small kinetochore-associated protein, whose translation MAAPREAAGAAAFRTAGPAPPEAHALPPSHRKSPFETEAAGSEGAAAVAAPGVGKESGADGGREWPAPGAQPGGLASMTSAAKTLPAAQPASAPGGGLPSDPQTRATFKSLLPVKSKEVDVSRYLHSGGSESDIAKVTKPKRDNGQMKAAETATRKTLRKGYKPLGKQRSEEDLKDKNQLLETVNQQLHQKLTETQEELKDLTQKVELLERFQDNCLAILESKGLNPGSDTLASQQGLTTDHSDSMLLLETLQDELKLFNETARKQMEELQALKVKLKMKEEERIRFLEQQTLCNDQTSDITIALEEMEQLLEM comes from the exons ATGGCAGCTCCCAGAGAGGCGGCCGGAGCCGCGGCGTTCCGTACGGCGGGGCCCGCGCCACCGGAAGCGCACGCCCTTCCGCCCAGCCACCGGAAGTCCCCATTTGAAACGGAGGCGGCCGGCTCCGAGGGCGCCGCGGCGGTTGCGGCGCCGGGTGTCGGGAAGGAGAGCGGCGCGGACGGCGGGCGGGAGTGGCCCGCGCCGGG GGCCCAGCCGGGCGGCCTCGCCAGCATGACCAGCGCGGCCAAGACGCTGCCCGCCGCGCAGCCCGCCTCGGCGCCCGGCGGAGGCCTGCCCTCAG ATCCACAAACTAGAGCTACTTTTAAGAGTCTCTTACCTGTTAAATCCAAAGAAGTTGATGTGTCCAGATATCTTCATTCAGGAGGTTCAGAGAGTGATATTGCAAAAGTCACCAAACCAAAACGAGATAACGG GCAGATGAAAGCTGCAGAGACTGCTACCAGGAAAACCCTTCGAAAGGG CTACAAGCCACTTGGTAAACAAAGGTCGGAGGAAGATCTCAAGgataagaaccagcttttagagaCTGTCAACCAGCAGTTGCACCAGAAGTTGACTGAAACTCAG GAAGAGTTGAAGGATCTGACTCAGAAGGTGGAGCTGCTGGAGAGGTTCCAGGACAACTGCTTAGCAATTTTGGAGAGCAAGGGCCTCAACCCAG GCAGTGATACCCTGGCTTCACAGCAAGGACTCACTACGGATCACTCGGACTCTATG TTGCTGTTAGAAACGCTGCAAGATGAGCTGAAGCTTTTTAATGAAACGGCCAGGAAGCAGATGGAGGAGTTGCAG GCCTTAAAAGTAAAGTTGAagatgaaagaagaggaaaggatccGATTCCTGGAACAGCAAACCCTGTGTAATGATCAAACCAGTGACATTACAATAGCCTTGGAGGAAATGGAGCAGCTATTAGAAATGTAA
- the Disp2 gene encoding protein dispatched homolog 2, producing the protein MAPEASPERSCSLHTCPLEDPSNPPVQPPSGSALQAVDPSSPLAPGHFGYSRGPQEYQEGSSLLGLGDQAALCSHVSSYGPSLVPSRHDGTWKPPAQHHVVSVRQERTFRMPKSYSQMIAEWPGTVILLCLAFILLCTLAGLLGGQLPDFSDPLLGFEPRDTDVGRKLEVWKALQAFTGPKNLLSLSPDPELNSSTLHSTLSPASWGRAQESVVRARRMVEPIDDNGEDSFFCGPPEKSHAKLVFVSTSGGSLWNLHAIHSMCRIEQEQIRAHPHFGALCQRTAANECCPSWSLGNYLAVLSNRSSCLDTTEADAARTLALLRYCAPYYHRGVLVPSCLGPKPDKPPFCAQLPTKCARSSAVYQLLHFLLDRDFLSPQTADYQVPSLKFGLLFLPITKDASMLDIYLDGLADVQKVSDNYTSISGMDLGLKQVLLKHFLALDTLYPMLALAAIFFSVTLYLRSFFITLMALLGVLGSLMVAFFLYHVAFRMAYFPFVNLAALLLLSGVCINHTLIFFDLWRLSKSQVPSGGLAHRVGRTMHHFGYLLLVSGLTTGAAFYGSYLSRLPTVRCFALFMGTAVLVHMGLTLFWLPASAVLHERYLARGCLPRQAPRGGSDPLRLLLAVHRRVRGLRRIVSILSRLLFQRLLPCGVIKFRYIWICWFAALAVGGGYIGGVSPRLQLPILLPAGGQVFRPSHPFERFDAEYRQQFLFEDLPPDEGGHLPVVLVWGVLPVDTSDPLDPRSNSSLVSDPDFSVGSLEAQEWLLELCQEARNQSFFSTQPKGWPTLCLVEALQGWMESPSCARLGPDFCCGQTDFPMAPQLFLHCLKMMALEQSPDGARDLGLRFDTHGNLAALVLQFQTNFPYSLEYGPVHHFYTEVSRWLAAALGRAPPGMRRGWFTSRLELYSLQHSLSTEPAVVLGLALALAFATLLLGTWNVPLSLFSVAAVAGTVLLTAGLLVLLEWQLNTAEALFLSASVGLSVDFTINYCISYHLCPHPDRLSRVAFSLRQTSRATAMGTAALFASGVIMLPSTVLLYRKLGITLMMVKFVSCGFASFFFQSLCCFFGPEKNCGQILWPCAHLPWDAGTEEPDEEKGRPGAGIPGICPEHYELQPLARRRSPSFDTSTATSKLSHRPSVLSDDLPFHDGSCCGRPPLVPASPRDLLLDHQAVFSQCPALQTSSPYKQPGPTPQSWVRQDSLEQKAEPPQASPEVPIPSPKSKAEELPDGLCSSASTLEGLSVSDDTCLSTPEPSARVPDSVVICPEDLEDAGKPALERGQLNGKRDTLWLALKETIYDPALANSQHSSSSWKGRGGPDGSPVMLPNSQPDLPDVWLRRPNAYTSGYSS; encoded by the exons CCCGGAGAGGAGCTGCTCCCTCCACACCTGTCCCCTGGAGGACCCCTCCAACCCGCCCGTGCAGCCGCCCTCGGGCTCGGCCCTGCAGGCCGTGGACCCCAGTAGTCCCTTAGCCCCTGGCCATTTCGGCTACTCGAGAGGGCCGCAAGAATATCAAGAAGGAAGTTCTCTACTGGGACTGGGAGACCAGGCGGCCCTGTGCTCCCATGTCTCCAGCTACGGCCCTTCCTTGGTGCCCTCCCGGCACGATGGCACCTGGAAGCCACCCGCGCAGCACCATGTGGTCAGCGTCAG GCAGGAGCGGACCTTCCGGATGCCCAAGAG ctATTCCCAGATGATTGCCGAGTGGCCAGGCACCGTGATTCTGCTGTGCCTGGCTTTCATCCTCCTGTGCACCCTGGCTGGACTGTTGGGAGGCCAGCTGCCTGACTTCTCGGACCCCTTACTG GGCTTTGAGCCTCGGGACACGGACGTTGGGCGAAAGCTCGAGGTCTGGAAAGCACTACAGGCCTTCACTGGCCCCAAGAACCTGCTTTCCCTTTCTCCAGACCCCGAACTGAACAG CTCGACCCTCCACAGCACCCTGAGCCCCGCGTCCTGGGGCAGGGCCCAGGAGAGCGTGGTCCGGGCCCGGCGCATGGTGGAGCCCATAGACGACAATGGGGAGGACAGCTTCTTCTGTGGCCCCCCAG AGAAGAGCCACGCGAAGCTGGTGTTCGTGTCAACCTCGGGAGGCAGCCTGTGGAACCTGCATGCCATCCACTCCATGTGCCGCATTGAGCAGGAGCAG ATCCGCGCCCACCCGCACTTCGGGGCTCTGTGCCAGCGCACGGCAGCCAACGAGTGCTGCCCCAGCTGGTCCCTCGGGAACTACCTGGCCGTGCTGTCCAACCGCTCCTCCTGCCTGGACACCACGGAAGCGGACGCGGCCCGCACCCTGGCCCTGCTGCGGTACTGCGCGCCCTACTACCACCGGGGGGTCCTCGTGCCCTCCTGCCTGGGACCCAAGCCGGACAAGCCCCCATTCTGCGCCCAGCTCCCCACCAAGTGTGCCCGCAGCAGCGCCGTGTACCAACTCCTGCACTTCCTGCTGGACAGGGACTTCCTGAGTCCCCAGACGGCAGACTACCAGGTGCCCTCCCTCAAGTTCGGCCTGCTCTTCCTGCCCATCACAAAGGACGCCTCCATGCTGGACATCTACCTGGACGGCCTCGCCGACGTTCAGAAGGTCTCCGACAACTACACGTCCATCAGTGGCATGGACCTGGGCCTCAAGCAGGTGCTGCTGAAGCACTTCCTGGCGCTGGACACGCTGTACCCCATGCTGGCCCTGGCCGCCATCTTCTTCAGCGTCACCCTCTACCTGCGCTCCTTCTTCATCACGCTCATGGCGCTGCTGGGGGTGCTGGGCTCCCTGATGGTGGCCTTCTTCCTTTACCACGTGGCCTTCCGCATGGCCTACTTCCCCTTCGTCAACCTGGCGGCCCTCCTGCTGCTCAGCGGCGTCTGCATCAACCACACCCTCATCTTCTTCGACCTGTGGCGCCTCAGCAAGAGCCAGGTGCCCTCGGGGGGGCTGGCGCACCGCGTGGGCCGCACCATGCACCACTTCGGCTACCTGCTGCTGGTCTCGGGGCTCACCACGGGCGCCGCCTTCTACGGCAGCTACCTGAGCCGCCTGCCCACCGTGCGCTGCTTCGCGCTCTTCATGGGCACCGCCGTGCTGGTGCACATGGGGCTCACGCTCTTCTGGCTGCCCGCCTCCGCCGTGCTGCACGAGCGCTACCTGGCCCGCGGCTGCCTGCCCCGCCAGGCCCCCAGGGGCGGCAGCGACCCGCTGCGGCTGCTGCTGGCCGTGCACCGGCGCGTCCGAGGCCTCCGCAGGATCGTGTCCATCCTCTCCCGCCTGCTCTTCCAGCGGCTGCTGCCCTGCGGCGTCATCAAGTTCCGATACATCTGGATCTGCTGGTTCGCGGCCCTGGCCGTCGGGGGCGGCTACATCGGCGGCGTCAGCCCCCGCCTGCAGCTGCCCATCCTGCTGCCCGCCGGCGGCCAGGTCTTCCGGCCCAGCCACCCCTTCGAGCGCTTCGACGCCGAGTACCGCCAGCAGTTCCTGTTCGAAGACCTGCCCCCAGACGAGGGCGGCCACCTGCCCGTGGTTCTGGTGTGGGGCGTCCTGCCGGTGGACACGAGCGACCCGCTGGACCCTCGGAGCAACAGCTCCCTGGTGAGCGACCCTGACTTCTCGGTGGGCAGCCTCGAGGCCCAGGAGTGGCTGCTGGAGCTCTGTCAGGAGGCCCGGAATCAGAGCTTCTTTAGCACCCAGCCCAAGGGGTGGCCCACGCTGTGCCTGGTGGAGGCCCTGCAGGGCTGGATGGAGAGTCCCAGCTGCGCCCGCCTGGGGCCCGACTTCTGCTGTGGCCAGACAGACTTCCCCATGGCCccccagctgttcctgcactgCCTCAAGATGATGGCGCTGGAGCAGAGTCCCGACGGCGCCCGGGACCTGGGACTCCGCTTCGACACCCACGGCAACCTCGCCGCCCTGGTCCTGCAGTTCCAGACCAACTTCCCCTACAGTCTCGAGTACGGCCCGGTCCACCACTTCTACACGGAAGTGAGCCGCTGGCTGGCCGCGGCGCTGGGCAGGGCGCCCCCGGGCATGCGCCGAGGCTGGTTCACCAGCCGCCTGGAGCTGTACAGCCTGCAGCACAGCCTGAGCACCGAGCCCGCCGTGGTGCTAGGCCTGGCGCTGGCGCTGGCCTTCGCCACGCTGCTGCTGGGCACCTGGAATGTTCCGCTCAGCCTGTTCTCGGTGGCGGCCGTGGCGGGCACGGTGCTGCTCACCGCAGGCCTGCTGGTTCTGCTCGAGTGGCAGCTCAACACCGCCGAGGCTCTCTTCCTGTCTGCCTCGGTGGGCCTCTCCGTGGACTTCACCATCAACTACTGCATCTCCTACCACCTGTGCCCGCACCCGGACCGCCTGAGCCGCGTGGCCTTCTCCCTGCGCCAGACCAGCCGGGCCACAGCCATGGGGACGGCGGCCCTGTTTGCCTCGGGCGTCATCATGCTGCCCTCCACGGTCCTGCTCTACCGCAAGCTGGGCATCACCCTGATGATGGTCAAGTTCGTCAGCTGCGGCTTCGCCAGCTTCTTCTTCCAGTCGCTGTGCTGCTTCTTCGGGCCGGAGAAGAACTGTGGGCAGATCCTGTGGCCCTGCGCGCACCTGCCGTGGGACGCCGGCACCGAGGAGCCCGACGAGGAGAAGGGGCGGCCCGGAGCGGGAATACCCGGCATCTGCCCCGAGCACTACGAGCTCCAGCCCCTGGCGCGGCGCCGGAGCCCCAGCTTCGACACCAGCACAGCCACCAGCAAGCTGTCCCATCGCCCCTCGGTCCTGTCGGACGATCTGCCGTTTCACGACGGCAGCTGCTGCGGCCGGCCCCCGCTAGTCCCCGCCTCCCCGCGGGACCTGCTCCTGGACCACCAGGCCGTCTTCAGCCAGTGCCCGGCTCTGCAGACCTCCTCGCCCTATAAGCAGCCTGGCCCCACCCCGCAGAGCTGGGTCAGGCAGGACTCCCTGGAGCAGAAGGCCGAGCCCCCGCAGGCCTCCCCGGAAGTCCCCATCCCCTCTCCCAAGTCCAAGGCTGAAGAACTTCCCGATGGCCTCTGCTCCTCAGCCAGCACCCTGGAGGGGCTCAGCGTCTCCGACGACACCTGCCTGAGCACCCCCGAGCCCAGCGCCCGCGTGCCCGATTCCGTGGTGATCTGCCCAGAAGACCTGGAGGACGCTGGGAAGCCGGCGCTTGAGCGGGGCCAGCTGAACGGAAAGCGTGACACCCTCTGGCTGGCGCTGAAGGAGACCATCTACGACCCGGCCCTGGCCAACTCCCAGCACAGCAGCTCGTCCTGGAAGGGCCGCGGGGGGCCGGACGGCAGCCCTGTGATGCTGCCCAACAGCCAGCCAGATCTGCCAGATGTTTGGCTCCGCAGGCCCAATGCCTACACCTCTGGCTACAGCAGCTAA